In Styela clava chromosome 14, kaStyClav1.hap1.2, whole genome shotgun sequence, the following are encoded in one genomic region:
- the LOC120341633 gene encoding AH receptor-interacting protein-like: MPNFSPCSNNMVTMVETIGKTGIKKRVISAVQGDKPSFSDKGKATFHFKTIQNAHDIKTRIVLDDSRNFGKPFELLMGRSFKLDCWEECIKTMLVGEVAVFSCPIQYVIGYPAASKSLRDLYLGKNVKPTHTCGMNLLDHGLGYHDLDKFQKEPGPLDFEFELLKFEEFGNYQRELWQMDGNEMADVVPKAHEEGNKLFKEKKYKEAMERYANGIACLKHIQMKERPGTPDWCSLDEKQIPLLLNHAQCNLCMGLYQEVITNCTEVLEKIDGQNNLKALFKRGKAYAAQLDEKECRADFDLVVKLDPTLEKDVKRELKKLHKMQKERDSDLSSHLRGMFVDKK, encoded by the exons ATGCCGAACTTTTCTCCATGCAGTAACAACATGGTTACTATGGTAGAAACAATTGGAAAAACAGGAATTAAAAAAAGAGTTATATCTGCCGTACAGGGTGACAAACCAAGTTTTAGTGACAAAGGAAAAGCTACTTTTCATTTCAAGACCATTCAAAATGCTCATGACATCAAG aCCAGAATTGTTCTGGATGATTCAAGAAATTTTGGGAAACCGTTTGAACTTCTCATGGGAAGAAGTTTCAAGCTAGATTGCTGGGAAGAATGTATCAAAACTATGCTTGTTGGTGAAGTTGCTGTGTTTTCATGCCCAATTCAATATGTAATCGGATATCCAGCTGCTTCGAAAAGTTTGAGAGATTTGTATCTGG GCAAGAATGTCAAGCCAACTCACACATGTGGTATGAATTTGTTGGATCATGGACTTGGTTATCATGACCTGGACAAATTTCAGAAGGAGCCTGGACCTCTAGATTTTGAATTTGAGTTGCTCAAG ttcgaAGAATTTGGAAATTATCAAAGAGAATTATGGCAGATGGATGGAAATGAAATGGCAGATGTTGTACCAAA AGCTCATGAGGAAGGCAACAAATTATTCAaggaaaagaaatataaagaagCAATGGAAAGATATGCGAATGGCATTGCTTGTCTCAAACACATTCAGATGAAG GAGAGACCCGGTACTCCGGATTGGTGCTCATTAGATGAAAAGCAAATTCCATTGTTGCTGAATCATGCTCAATGTAATCTCTGCATGGGACTTTATCAAGAAGTTATCACCAATTGTACTGAAGTACTGGAAAAAATTGATGGTCAA AATAACTTGAAAGCACTTTTCAAGCGAGGCAAAGCGTATGCTGCTCAACTGGATGAAAAAGAATGCCGAGCCGATTTCGATCTTGTTGTCAAACTTGATCCAACGTTAGAAAAAGATGTGAAAAGAGAGCTTAAAAAACTACATAAAATGCAGAAGGAACGAGATTCCGATTTATCTTCACATTTAAGAGGCATGTTtgttgataaaaaatga
- the LOC120341632 gene encoding uncharacterized protein LOC120341632, whose translation MNLYIVITFVHLIISQTTLASKLEVESPGSSEAAKNQLQKIYDQTKHMRYGQCWMQALSVLQAGCRQLTDEVQRRIAYAFARCHLQASGRDIPECPNEKPISACTDSEAIPDIAFNAYTEFFTHTQQICFHLQNQAWHEATENTISRLADNSAEVATQLENSADVAKEMVAQQSKSLENQEILLQNEEKLKNSMEKSVLDVQRSHAETKAIISEQRALFSEVFDRVAVLQKTVLGEFSSIYTFGFYVGSTLMAYILTSTTRTSSARVWLFLILMMNAAAERMITYYYVNPIDGNTSFASGSLSAMVPELIYEQTWLCRQVFSGFALLVLLLSVCRYKDYNRINNSLLNEIKQQNLELQNYIKENIHDVHIIGNSTQSASINLIKTEEIHDESIGKKMLLDKHQSDIRSVATLSHRHEPNATMSDANTTICPSNLTKMTINVTDSEGEESDCTFRQSEVTNDVSDVSSVTSFMSVSTRSTRSRSVSARINSSRRSSTPLRDIIITENQSKTSMKRSRRKSSIISTLNDSVSNVNPPSSSVVVGGYSLRRRPESPRVNHSILRTETVEEFTSYVLHDLAERSADKRMQITQHLALKKS comes from the coding sequence ATGAATTTGTATATAGTCATAACATTTGTCCATTTAATCATCTCTCAAACAACTCTTGCTTCAAAACTTGAAGTAGAATCACCTGGTAGCTCTGAAGCAGCCAAAAATCAgctccaaaaaatatatgaccAAACGAAGCACATGCGTTATGGCCAATGTTGGATGCAAGCGCTTAGTGTTCTGCAGGCAGGGTGCAGACAACTGACCGATGAGGTACAACGTAGGATTGCTTATGCCTTTGCTCGATGTCATTTGCAAGCTTCTGGTCGAGATATACCAGAATGTCCTAATGAAAAACCAATTTCAGCGTGCACAGATTCAGAAGCTATACCTGATATTGCATTCAACGCTTATACTGAATTTTTTACACATACGCAGCAGATTTGTTTTCATCTTCAAAATCAAGCATGGCACGAAGCAACTGAAAACACTATTTCACGTCTTGCTGATAATTCTGCAGAGGTTGCTACACAGTTGGAAAACAGTGCAGATGTAGCAAAAGAAATGGTCGCTCAACAAAGTAAATCTTTagaaaatcaagaaattttgttacaaaatgaagaaaaattgaagaattcgATGGAAAAATCAGTTTTGGATGTGCAAAGATCTCATGCTGAGACCAAGGCTATCATAAGTGAACAACGGGCTCTTTTTAGCGAAGTTTTTGACAGAGTCGCAGTGTTACAAAAAACTGTCCTTGGTGAATTTTCTAGCATTTACACATTCGGATTCTACGTTGGTTCGACATTGATGGCATACATTCTTACATCTACAACCAGAACTAGCAGTGCCAGAGTTTGGTTGTTCCTTATTCTTATGATGAATGCTGCAGCAGAACGTATGATTACTTATTactatgtaaatcctattgATGGTAATACAAGTTTTGCTAGTGGATCACTCAGTGCTATGGTACCTGAATTGATTTATGAACAAACGTGGCTTTGTCGACAAGTATTCTCTGGATTTGCTCTTCTAGTTCTACTCCTTTCTGTTTGTCGATATAAGGATTACAATCGCATCAACAACTCGcttttaaatgaaattaaacaacaaaatttagaaTTGCAGAATTATATCAAAGAAAATATCCATGATGTGCACATAATTGGTAATTCAACTCAATCTGCTTCAATCAATCTTATCAAGACTGAGGAAATTCACGATGAAAGTATTGGGAAAAAAATGCTTCTGGATAAACATCAATCTGATATTAGATCAGTTGCGACATTGTCTCATCGTCACGAACCAAATGCAACCATGTCCGATGCAAATACGACCATTTGTCCATCTAATTTGACGAAAATGACCATAAACGTCACAGATTCGGAAGGAGAAGAGAGTGACTGCACTTTTCGTCAGTCGGAGGTCACAAATGATGTATCAGATGTATCATCTGTCACAAGTTTCATGTCAGTTAGTACAAGAAGTACTCGATCTCGTTCTGTAAGCGCTCGCATCAATTCGTCCAGACGTTCATCCACTCCGCTGAGAGATATTATTATTACGGAAAACCAATCTAAAACAAGTATGAAACGCTCCAGAAGGAAGAGCAGCATTATTTCAACGTTAAATGACAGCGTTTCAAATGTAAATCCTCCATCTTCTAGCGTTGTAGTTGGTGGTTATAGTTTACGACGGCGACCCGAATCTCCAAGAGTTAACCATTCCATTTTACGAACTGAAACAGTTGAAGAATTCACAAGCTATGTCTTGCATGATTTAGCTGAAAGATCTGCTGATAAAAGAATGCAAATAACGCAGCATCTAGCTTTAAAGAAATCATAA
- the LOC120341090 gene encoding centrosomal protein of 95 kDa-like, whose product MDEESETIVKEGDVVSYANELLSKCNIQFMIEEYSECTSDLFLALYHAILGDFPPGTLVDCSSKEAQIHNIKCIVETLSEDYLKVDLSHIQPEDIVNCDLLSVYNLIEILDGLLDYLLEKIGMDSDSGDEGDIDSDQLSDNAKLMAMQTIQKEMEKLNVSQGDPTFSSTAELIALGKSATDEDKLSQSDKFEQLEPQLSRTPELSDDISDGELSDHTLRATTDLSPRNDTLKHALPSISPVPSDMDSYKSLPKELNGFSSTLSHLKNGLNSTDQNGSRDFVPSMRPPSPPGSGIVISDSGSSMDSERQRQALDVELDDKHTSFLLKKKEHSRFNQESSGSESIDVADGGGRGKLDEDDDSSQRNIDSRPTMLPPRKEKDWQAMLDNLQKTVEESKKIRQEYFSSSRLRPELTASSDDLHTSLADDTATTEESLDDSLVPRRGRSRRKNVRFEDTVSTKTAKELKQFRDLLEKEKTLQKEKNKILARSYQDHLDEVQDSEKEKLNPMRRKVSDTEKKVKETIQQQKQGKRRVPRKSMRKRNNMTDAAKLKSWLSPEKCKATTKRSAPKRLPYTAATAPLSAGIESINEYDLLPKLLEEFPQLELPAATLNDMWHKQFRQIEHLTKASFDHKNKKRQGEMQLHEAHLKHELLTSIMQKDHEHTRHLRDVKERAAKQKEAQRILRDRRLQTARIRKYYKDYHLQMKGRMMKRRTKEEKIFKRLFEDGLSIQRARLRELRKYARDKREEQQKRQLDEIQSLENYYKDQFNILADTLANERNDLKVRDAAQMKLIRQMKRGLRQKMEKEIGDLQDMIARDDEDAYFREIEADRLRRQLQLATYHAKFQD is encoded by the exons ATGGATGAAGAAAGTGAGACGATTGTTAAAGAAGGAG atGTTGTATCATACGCCAATGAGCTGCTGTCGAAATGCAACATTCAGTTCATGATTGAAGAATATTCAGAATGCACAAGTGATTTGTTTCTTGCATTGTATCATGCAATTTTGGGAGACTTTCCACCAG gAACTCTTGTTGATTGTAGCTCAAAAGAAGCACAAATTCACAATATTAAATGCATAGTTGAAACATTGTCAGAAGATTATTTAAAAGTAGATTTGTCTCATATACAACCTGAAGATATAGTAAATTGTGATCTATTGTCTGTTTACAACTTGATTGAAATTCTCGACGGTCTACTGGATTATTTGCTGGAAAAGATTGGAATGGATAGTGACAGTGGGG ATGAAGGTGACATAGATTCAGATCAACTGAGTGATAATGCAAAACTGATGGCTATGCAAACTATTCaaaaagaaatggaaaaattgaATGTTTCACAAGG GGATCCCACATTTTCAAGTACAGCGGAGTTAATTGCCCTTGGTAAATCAGCTACTGATGAAGACAAATTATCCCAAAGCGACAAATTTGAACAACTTGAACCTCAACTGAGTCGCACTCCTGAACTAAGTGATGATATTTCTGATGGAGAACTTTCCGATCATACATTGCGTGCAACCACTGATTTATCTCCGAGGAACGACACTCTAAAACATGCTTTACCAAGTATTTCTCCGGTTCCATCAGATATGGACAGCTATAAATCACTTCCTAAAGAATTAAACGGGTTTTCATCAACTTTATCTCACCTTAAAAATGGCTTAAACTCAACAGACCAAAATGGAAGTAGAGATTTTGTGCCTTCGATGAGACCTCCCTCTCCTCCTGGTTCTGGTATAGTTATTAGTGATAGTGGAAGTAGTATGGATAGTGAAAGGCAAAGACAAGCACTTGATGTTGAATTGGATGACAAACATACGTCATTTTTACTCAAG AAAAAGGAACACTCAAGATTTAATCAGGAATCTTCAGGATCAGAATCCATTGATGTTGCTGATGGTGGTGGAAGAGGAAAACTAGATGAAGATGATGATTCATCACAGCGAAATATAGATTCTCG GCCTACAATGCTTCCACCTCGAAAAGAAAAGGATTGGCAAGCAATGTTGGATAATTTACAGAAAACTGTTGAAGAATCGAAGAAAATAAGGCAAGAATATTTTTCATCTTCAAGACTCAGACCAGAATTGACAGCTTCAAGTGATGATCTTCATACAAG tcttGCGGATGACACAGCAACTACAGAAGAATCTTTGGATG ATTCACTTGTGCCCAGAAGAGGCAGAAGTAGACGTAAAAATGTTCGATTTGAAGATACAGTTTCTACTAAAACTGCAAAAGAACTAAAACAATTCAGAGACTTACTTGAAAAGGAGAAGACGTTACAAAAAGAGAAAAACAAG ATTCTAGCAAGAAGTTATCAAGATCATCTGGATGAAGTTCAAGATTCTGAAAAAGAAAAACTGAATCCGATGAGAAGAAAAGTTTCTGACACTGAAAAGAAG GTAAAAGAAACaattcaacaacaaaaacaaggCAAAAGAAGAGTGCCGCGGAAATCAATGAGGAAGAGAAATAATATGACTGATGCAGCCAAGTTGAAAAGTTGGCTGAGCCCGGAAA aatgcaAAGCTACGACCAAGCGATCTGCTCCCAAACGACTTCCATATACCGCAGCTACTGCACCACTCAGTGCTGGCATTGAGTCGATAAATGAATATGATCTTCTTCCCAAATTACTCGAAGAATTTCCACAGCTTGAATTACCTGCAGCAACTCTCAATGATATGTGGCACAAACAATTTCGACAGATTGAGCATCTTACAAAAGCTTCATTTGATCATAAAAACAAGAAGCGTCAGGGTGAAATGCAG ttaCATGAAGCCCATCTCAAGCATGAGTTACTGACCAGCATAATGCAAAAAGATCACGAACACACCAGACATCTCAGAGATGTGAAAGAACGAGCTGCAAAACAAAAAGAAGCTCAAAGAATTTTACGAGACAGGAGATTACAGACAGCTCGAATCAGGAAATATTATAA AGATTATCATTTGCAAATGAAAGGTAGGATGATGAAGCGGAGAACCAAGGAAGAAAAG ATATTCAAGCGACTTTTTGAAGATGGTTTGTCAATCCAGCGAGCAAGATTGAGAGAATTGCGGAAATATGCAAGAGATAAAAGAGAAGAACAACAAAAACGACAACTTGATGAAATACAAAGCCTTGAAAATTATTACAAAGATCAGTTTAATATTTTGGCAGACACTCTTGCAAATGAACGAAATGATTTAAAAGTTCGAGATGCAGCTCAAATGAAG TTGATTCGTCAAATGAAACGTGGACTGAGGCAGAAGATGGAAAAAGAAATTGGTGATTTACAAGATATGATTGCAAGAGATGATGAAGATGCATATTTTCGTGAAATTGAGGCAGACAGATTAAGAAGACAACTGCAGCTTGCAACATATCATGCTAAGTTTCAAGATTAA